One window of Trifolium pratense cultivar HEN17-A07 linkage group LG5, ARS_RC_1.1, whole genome shotgun sequence genomic DNA carries:
- the LOC123885430 gene encoding flowering-promoting factor 1-like protein 1, which yields MSGVWLFNNTNGVMRLVDGSEAMEGGRHGSGGRRKVLVYTASNEIITSYGVLERKLYSLGWERYYDDPDLLQFHKHSTIDLISLPMDFNRFKSMHMYDIVVKNKHSFEVRDMMM from the coding sequence ATGTCGGGGGTTTGGCTTTTCAACAACACTAACGGTGTGATGAGGCTAGTGGACGGCTCAGAGGCCATGGAAGGCGGTCGCCATGGGTCAGGTGGACGGCGCAAGGTTCTTGTTTACACTGCAAGCAACGAGATCATCACATCCTATGGAGTTTTAGAGCGAAAGCTTTATTCGCTAGGATGGGAACGTTACTACGATGACCCTGACCTCCTTCAGTTCCACAAACACTCCACCATTGATCTTATCTCCCTTCCTATGGATTTCAATAGGTTCAAGTCCATGCACATGTATGACATAGTTGTGAAGAACAAGCACTCCTTTGAAGTTAGGGACATGATGATGTAG
- the LOC123884458 gene encoding vesicle-associated membrane protein 724, giving the protein MSQESFIYSFVARGTMVLAEYTEFTGNFPAIAAQCLQKLPSSNNKFTYNCDHHTFNFLVEDGYAYCVVAKDSVSKQISIAFLERVKADFKKRYGGGKADTAIAKSLNKEFGPIMKEHMKYIIDHAEEIEKLLKVKAQVSEVKSIMLENIDKAIDRGENLTVLSDKTETLRAQAQDFRKQGTQVRRKMWYQNMKIKLVVLGILLFLVLVIWLSICGGFNCSN; this is encoded by the exons ATGAGTCAGGAATCGTTCATATACAGCTTTGTAGCTCGTGGAACAATGGTGTTAGCTGAGTACACCGAGTTCACTGGAAACTTCCCTGCCATTGCAGCTCAGTGTCTTCAAAAACTACCTTCTTCAAATAACAAGTTCACTTACAACTGTGACCATCACACTTTCAATTTTCTTGTTGAAGATGGTTATG CTTACTGTGTTGTTGCCAAAGATTCTGTTAGCAAGCAGATCTCTATTGCATTCCTTGAACGTGTAAAAGCCGACTTTAAGAAGAGATATGGTGGTGGAAAAGCAGATACAGCTATTGCCAAAAGTCTGAACAAGGAGTTCGG ACCGATTATGAAAGAGCACATGAAGTATATCATTGATCACGCTGAAGAGATTGAAAAGCTATTAAAAGTGAAGGCTCAAGTTTCAGAAGTTAAAAGCATCATGTTAGAAAATATAGACAAG gCTATTGATAGAGGAGAAAATTTAACTGTTCTTTCAGACAAGACTGAGACATTGCGCGCACAG GCTCAAGATTTCAGAAAGCAAGGAACACAAGTCCGTCGGAAGATGTGGTATCAGAACATGAAAATTAAATTGGTTGTTCTCGGAATTCTCTTGTTTTTAGTCCTGGTTATCTGGCTCTCTATTTGTGGTGGATTTAACTGTTCAAATTAG